From a single Kryptolebias marmoratus isolate JLee-2015 linkage group LG6, ASM164957v2, whole genome shotgun sequence genomic region:
- the LOC108247798 gene encoding LOW QUALITY PROTEIN: tigger transposable element-derived protein 1-like (The sequence of the model RefSeq protein was modified relative to this genomic sequence to represent the inferred CDS: inserted 1 base in 1 codon; substituted 1 base at 1 genomic stop codon), translating to MEDCHHQCKLLSLMLIQEKALSLFEDLKKKYGEEAVDVTFTASYGGFNRFSXNSLHNVKVAGEAASADTVAAQEFPTTLREIIEEGEFLPQQIFNVDETGLYXKKMPQQTYISKEKKSMLGFKAAKDRPTLLLGANTEGDMKLKALLVYHSENPRALKNIAKASLPVVWNTNPKAWVTLALYQDWFYHHFIPEVERYCQDKNIPFHILLLLDNAPGHPPFLDDFHPNVKVVFMPPNTTSLLQPMDQGVIGTFKKYYLHHTFHQALKATEGESGMSLCNFWKSFTIYDAIKNIDASWRELTNSTMNGVWKKLCAMFVHDFAGFGKIQADKHNVVKNLVRISEKLDLALQEDDFHEYLEVHHQELTNEDLMELMELENQKKEEEKEEKEVEPVPKHFQSKMMAQAFQMIEESLSLFESQDPNVERYTKVAAGVLNALLLCCANT from the exons ATGGAGGATTGCCATCACCAGTGCAAGCTGCTGAGCCTAATGCTTATTCAGGAGAAGGCTCTAAGTCTCTTTGAAGACCTGAAGAAGAAATATGGTGAAGAAGCAGTGGATGTGACCTTCACTGCAAGCTATGGAGGGTTTAACCGCTTCA GCAATAGCCTCCATAATGTAAAGGTGGCTGGAGAGGCGGCAAGCGCAGATACCGTAGCAGCCCAGGAGTTCCCTACCACACTTAGGGAAATCATCGAAGAAGGCGAGTTTTTACCTCAGCAAATTTTTAATGTTGATGAAACAGGTCTTTATTGAAAGAAGATGCCACAACAAACCTACATCAGTAAAGAGAAGAAGTCTATGCTTGGTTTCAAAGCTGCAAAGGACAGACCGACGCTACTGCTTGGTGCTAATACTGAGGGAGATATGAAGCTCAAGGCATTGTTGGTGTACCATTCTGAAAACCCAAGAGCTCTGAAAAACATAGCTAAggcatcacttcctgttgtgtGGAATACCAATCCTAAAGCCTGGGTCACTCTTGCTCTTTATCAAGACTGGTTTTATCACCATTTCATTCCTGAAGTGGAGAGATACTGCCAGGATAAGAACATTCCCTTCCACATTCTCCTCCTGTTAGACAACGCACCGGGCCACCCTCCTTTCCTAGATGATTTTCATCCAAATGTGAAGGTCGTTTTCATGCCACCCAACACTACCTCCCTACTCCAGCCAATGGATCAGGGGGTCATTGGTACCTTCAAAAAATATTATCTCCATCACACGTTTCATCAGGCACTGAAGGCAACTGAGGGTGAGTCTGGGATGTCATTGTGTAACTTCTGGAAGAGCTTCACTATCTATGATGCCATAAAGAACATTGATGCTTCATGGCGTGAGCTTACCAATTCCACCATGAATGGGGTTTGGAAGAAACTGTGCGCCATGTTTGTCCATGACTTTGCTGGTTTTGGTAAGatacaggcagacaaacacaatgTTGTCAAGAATTTAGTGAGAATCAGCGAGAAGCTTGACCTTGCTCTGCAGGAAGATGACTTCCATGAATATTTGGAAGTGCACCACCAGGAGCTAACAAATGAAGACCTCATGGAACTCATGGAACTGGAAAACcagaagaaggaggaagaaaaagaagaaaaggaagtgGAACCAGTACCAAAGCATTTCCAGTCCAAGATGATGGCACAGGCATTTCAGATGATTGAAGAATCTCTGTCGCTCTTTGAATCACAGGACCCGAATGTGGAAAGGTACACCAAGGTTGCAGCAGGTGTCCTCAATGCACTTCTGTTATGTTGTGCTAATACATGA